Proteins from a genomic interval of Sulfurimonas sp. HSL3-2:
- a CDS encoding ABC transporter substrate-binding protein, which produces MRLLFIVLITVFFVGCDSKKDDRLVISCNSWIGYSPFYYAKEQGWLDRLNIKLINVVSLGESMSLYDVGKSDAFTGTQYEYSVMKRKDKNLEPVMLLDRSYGGDMIFSNKSIEEIQNSDSKIDAYLEMGSVNSLLLKYFLEEYHVDKSRINYINKDQAIIENLKSAKFKSKTVLIVTYSPYDIRLKRNGFHEIACTKNGLTLVVVDALYTSKNMYETHKDKFIELKKAIDNAIEVMHKDPKKYYETVKPYLKGYTYDDFLLSLNEVKWINKDLSKELKQKLDSIEFPTEAIVK; this is translated from the coding sequence ATGAGATTGCTTTTTATTGTTTTGATAACTGTTTTCTTCGTCGGTTGTGACTCAAAGAAAGATGATAGATTGGTGATCTCATGCAACTCTTGGATAGGCTACTCACCTTTTTATTATGCAAAAGAGCAGGGATGGCTCGATAGGCTAAATATTAAGCTTATTAACGTAGTTTCTCTGGGCGAGAGTATGAGCCTTTATGATGTCGGAAAATCAGATGCCTTTACCGGAACTCAGTATGAATACTCGGTGATGAAAAGAAAAGATAAAAACCTTGAACCAGTTATGCTTTTAGACAGATCATACGGCGGTGATATGATATTTAGCAATAAAAGCATAGAAGAGATACAAAACTCAGACTCAAAGATCGACGCTTATCTGGAAATGGGCTCTGTAAACAGTCTTTTATTAAAGTATTTTTTAGAAGAGTATCATGTAGACAAAAGCAGAATAAACTATATAAATAAAGATCAGGCGATCATAGAGAATCTTAAAAGTGCCAAGTTTAAGTCAAAGACTGTACTTATAGTGACATATAGTCCATACGACATTAGACTAAAACGTAACGGTTTTCATGAGATCGCTTGTACAAAAAATGGACTTACATTAGTCGTCGTCGATGCACTGTACACAAGTAAAAATATGTATGAGACACATAAAGACAAGTTTATAGAGCTTAAAAAAGCGATAGATAATGCAATTGAGGTCATGCATAAAGATCCTAAAAAATATTATGAAACGGTAAAGCCTTACTTAAAAGGTTATACATATGATGATTTTCTTTTATCATTAAACGAGGTGAAATGGATAAATAAAGATCTCTCAAAAGAGTTAAAACAAAAACTCGACTCTATAGAGTTTCCTACCGAGGCTATCGTTAAATGA
- the fliP gene encoding flagellar type III secretion system pore protein FliP (The bacterial flagellar biogenesis protein FliP forms a type III secretion system (T3SS)-type pore required for flagellar assembly.), with protein MIRALLILFFFASSIYAESVTIPTVNLSLSAPDTPQQLVSSLNVLVALTLLFLAPSIVLVMTTFTRFVIVFGFLRQALGTQQVPPTQLMVMLALILTIFVMEPVGQKAYDNGIKPYLEKKIGYEEAFTKTAQPFKNFMIRNTREKDLALFVRIRHLQNPKSIEEVPLSVVIPAFVISELKTAFEIGFLIFLPFLIIDMVVASILMSMGMMMLPPVMISLPFKILVFVLIDGWNLLIGNLIASIK; from the coding sequence ATGATAAGAGCCCTACTGATACTATTTTTTTTCGCATCTTCAATATATGCTGAAAGCGTGACCATACCGACGGTAAATCTTTCATTATCCGCTCCGGATACTCCGCAGCAGCTTGTCAGCTCATTAAATGTTTTAGTAGCATTGACGCTGCTTTTCTTAGCTCCGAGTATCGTTTTGGTCATGACGACATTTACAAGGTTTGTCATAGTCTTTGGATTTTTACGCCAGGCACTTGGAACACAGCAGGTTCCTCCGACTCAGCTGATGGTCATGCTGGCACTTATCCTTACAATATTTGTAATGGAGCCTGTGGGTCAAAAAGCTTATGATAACGGTATAAAACCATATCTCGAAAAGAAGATAGGGTATGAGGAAGCTTTTACTAAAACGGCTCAGCCTTTTAAAAACTTTATGATCAGAAATACAAGAGAGAAGGATTTGGCGCTTTTTGTCCGTATACGTCATCTGCAAAATCCTAAAAGTATTGAAGAAGTACCTCTTTCTGTCGTTATCCCGGCATTTGTCATAAGCGAGTTAAAAACAGCGTTTGAGATCGGCTTTTTGATATTTCTGCCGTTTTTGATCATCGATATGGTAGTTGCTTCCATCCTTATGTCGATGGGTATGATGATGCTTCCGCCGGTAATGATATCATTGCCGTTTAAGATACTGGTCTTTGTCCTTATCGACGGTTGGAATCTTCTTATCGGAAATCTGATAGCCAGTATAAAATAG
- a CDS encoding flagellar motor protein MotB yields MAKKKCPDCPECMPAWLAAFGDLMSLLLCFFVLLLSMSSMDAKKVSEAIGSLSGAMSVLEGGTKTEISKLRIQESTPIEAQNESSQRVNRINQAVIDANEMMEKGHGPTISVEEAEEGFVINLPSALLFKEGSAKIDNEDALLFLKRIALIIEELPNEMDIMVKGHTDNTAPGKNSPYKDNWELSSARAISVLKELVDDGVKPNRISAAGYAEFSPVATNATAEGREKNRRVEISFYGKKSSKESGMKKNILDKAAASK; encoded by the coding sequence ATGGCTAAAAAAAAGTGTCCTGACTGTCCTGAATGTATGCCTGCCTGGCTTGCAGCATTCGGGGATCTTATGAGTCTTCTTCTGTGTTTCTTCGTCCTTTTGCTTTCTATGTCCAGTATGGATGCAAAAAAGGTTTCTGAAGCTATCGGTTCACTTTCGGGTGCGATGAGTGTTCTTGAAGGAGGTACAAAGACCGAGATCTCGAAGCTGCGTATCCAGGAATCGACTCCGATCGAAGCCCAAAATGAATCGAGTCAAAGAGTAAATAGAATAAATCAAGCTGTCATAGATGCAAATGAGATGATGGAAAAGGGTCACGGTCCTACTATCTCAGTCGAAGAAGCGGAAGAGGGCTTTGTTATCAACCTTCCGTCTGCACTTCTATTTAAAGAGGGCAGTGCCAAAATAGATAATGAAGATGCTCTGCTTTTCTTGAAACGTATCGCATTGATCATCGAAGAGCTTCCAAATGAGATGGATATCATGGTAAAAGGGCATACCGATAATACAGCGCCTGGGAAAAATTCACCCTATAAAGATAACTGGGAACTCTCATCAGCTCGTGCAATCTCTGTACTTAAAGAACTGGTAGATGACGGTGTCAAACCAAACCGTATCAGTGCTGCCGGTTATGCGGAGTTTAGTCCTGTAGCGACAAATGCAACCGCAGAAGGACGTGAAAAAAACAGACGCGTCGAGATAAGTTTTTACGGAAAAAAATCATCAAAAGAGAGCGGTATGAAGAAAAATATATTGGATAAGGCAGCTGCGTCTAAATGA
- a CDS encoding MotA/TolQ/ExbB proton channel family protein yields the protein MDLGTVIGLVLVLALLFGAMAMGVGIGAYIDIPSVLIVIGGSIASLLISFKMEQMKNFVKIFMIAVKPPQQDVPGLIKKLVEYATQARRDGILALETAANNEENEFLKKGLSMAVDGNEPDTIRDLLEIEMDQTNTRHKSNSSIFSNWSGLAGAMGMIGTLIGLVAMLLNMADPSAIGPSMAVALLTTMYGAMIGNIFGGPISNILNIRNDDEMLVMQIIVEGIMSIQAGDNPRTLEGKLLSYLPPSHRESQFD from the coding sequence ATGGATTTAGGTACGGTCATAGGTTTAGTCTTAGTCTTGGCGCTTCTTTTTGGCGCTATGGCCATGGGTGTCGGTATAGGTGCTTATATCGATATTCCATCTGTCTTAATCGTTATAGGTGGTTCGATAGCTTCCCTTTTGATTTCATTTAAAATGGAACAGATGAAAAACTTCGTCAAGATCTTTATGATCGCTGTGAAACCTCCGCAGCAAGACGTCCCAGGGCTTATAAAAAAACTTGTTGAATATGCTACTCAAGCCCGTAGAGACGGTATACTTGCACTTGAAACAGCTGCAAATAATGAAGAGAACGAGTTCTTAAAAAAGGGACTTTCTATGGCAGTCGACGGGAATGAACCTGACACTATACGCGACCTCTTAGAGATAGAGATGGATCAGACAAATACACGTCATAAAAGTAACTCGTCAATCTTTAGTAACTGGTCTGGTCTGGCAGGTGCGATGGGGATGATCGGTACGCTTATCGGACTTGTTGCGATGCTTTTAAATATGGCTGATCCATCAGCGATCGGACCGTCTATGGCCGTAGCCTTACTGACAACGATGTACGGTGCGATGATAGGAAATATCTTCGGAGGCCCTATATCCAATATCTTAAATATCCGTAATGACGATGAGATGCTGGTAATGCAGATCATCGTAGAGGGTATTATGTCGATCCAAGCGGGTGACAACCCTAGAACATTAGAGGGGAAACTTCTTAGTTATCTGCCTCCATCACATCGTGAAAGCCAGTTTGACTAA
- a CDS encoding glycosyltransferase family 39 protein, which translates to MNATIYKNPTKTAYILIIFLALFSTIYNGFLPLHGDEAYYWVWSKHLQAGYYDHPPMIAFLIYLTNFISQSEWGVRLVNVLSMSVAAIYIFKLTKVISDEKTALNAVIIFSSVILTHAGYIITTPDSPLILFWSISLYYTYRALFIGEKKDFILTGLFLGLLMLSKYTAILYISGVVIFMLLKRRDLFLNPYMYLAVIIASVVVSPMLIWNYQHDWISFTFQLHHGSTSSYEIYPHLFFDFFGGQFGIFSPVFAAILFFFLIKDKLYFKDDKLFFISLSIVVTLLFFMYKSLYTRMALNYSAPAYIGAAVLLAVIVSKYELKKTFKAGLIVALIFTILGRIAFLFFLPYVQERMYGNKEAVQLLATHAKEGDSFYGDHLTMAAYLTYYLPNHPDADLALPSRYSQYDMWRKKDYLKDGLVLTRESEDVRLKQVYKDVKEVDTLTVKSGVNSTKTFHIYRVKEHY; encoded by the coding sequence ATGAATGCAACTATATACAAAAATCCGACGAAAACTGCTTATATACTGATCATATTTTTAGCACTCTTTAGTACGATCTACAATGGTTTTTTACCTCTGCACGGTGATGAAGCATATTACTGGGTCTGGAGTAAACATCTTCAAGCAGGATACTACGATCATCCGCCAATGATAGCTTTTTTGATCTATCTGACGAACTTCATCTCACAGAGTGAATGGGGAGTTAGGCTTGTCAACGTACTCAGCATGAGTGTCGCAGCTATCTATATCTTTAAACTGACAAAAGTTATATCCGATGAAAAAACTGCATTAAACGCCGTTATCATCTTCTCTTCGGTCATATTGACACATGCCGGCTATATCATTACCACTCCGGATTCTCCTCTGATCCTTTTTTGGAGTATCTCTTTATACTATACCTATCGTGCTCTGTTTATCGGAGAGAAAAAAGATTTTATCTTAACAGGTCTGTTTTTAGGGCTTTTAATGCTCAGCAAATATACTGCGATCCTTTATATCTCAGGTGTTGTAATATTTATGCTTTTAAAAAGACGTGATCTGTTTTTAAACCCCTATATGTACCTTGCCGTGATCATTGCTTCAGTAGTCGTCTCACCTATGCTTATATGGAACTACCAGCATGACTGGATCAGCTTCACATTTCAGCTGCATCACGGATCTACCTCTTCATACGAGATATATCCTCATCTCTTTTTCGATTTTTTCGGCGGGCAGTTCGGTATATTTTCCCCTGTTTTTGCAGCTATCCTGTTTTTCTTTTTAATAAAAGACAAATTGTATTTTAAAGATGACAAACTATTTTTTATTTCTCTTAGCATTGTCGTGACACTGCTCTTTTTTATGTACAAAAGTCTATACACAAGAATGGCACTGAACTACTCTGCTCCTGCTTACATTGGAGCCGCTGTACTTTTAGCCGTCATAGTCTCAAAATATGAACTGAAAAAGACATTTAAAGCAGGACTTATCGTAGCTTTGATCTTTACCATTTTGGGCAGGATCGCATTTCTATTTTTTCTTCCTTATGTCCAAGAAAGGATGTACGGAAACAAAGAAGCCGTACAGCTCTTGGCAACGCATGCTAAAGAGGGTGACAGCTTTTACGGAGACCATCTGACGATGGCTGCATATTTGACATACTATCTGCCAAATCATCCCGATGCCGACTTGGCACTTCCGTCACGATACAGTCAATATGATATGTGGAGAAAGAAAGATTATCTAAAAGATGGACTTGTCTTAACAAGAGAGTCTGAAGATGTAAGGCTAAAACAGGTATATAAAGATGTCAAAGAGGTAGATACTCTTACCGTGAAAAGTGGTGTAAACTCTACAAAAACATTTCATATCTACCGTGTTAAAGAGCATTATTAA
- a CDS encoding lysylphosphatidylglycerol synthase transmembrane domain-containing protein, which translates to MKNVLKLLITIAIFYYLFQYIDFYALIAVLAKSHGGDILIALIFQLGSTYLAAYRWRAISKLLVFNEPLSFYVNSYFKGSFFNQVLPSSIGGDAVRVLDLTSHGYDKKEAFYGVFVDRVVGLVGLLVLNLFSTIIFFGTFEDSFSYLIIFISLSGILGFALLFFLNKIHFLQNYTFLNLFYRLANRLNSLYKDKIILLKHIGISVAVHLLTVMAIFAIALSIDVKLDFQIFLIAIPPVFLLMIVPLSLAGWGIREGAMVGILMLVYEDKTKILAISILYGLLLIISALPGSYFWIKGISKKNKQIG; encoded by the coding sequence ATGAAAAATGTTTTAAAGCTACTTATTACTATCGCTATTTTCTACTATCTATTTCAATATATAGATTTCTATGCCCTTATAGCAGTCCTTGCAAAGAGCCATGGCGGCGACATTCTTATAGCTCTTATCTTCCAGCTTGGAAGCACATATCTTGCTGCTTACAGATGGAGAGCTATCAGTAAACTGCTTGTATTTAACGAACCTCTATCATTTTATGTCAACAGTTATTTTAAAGGCAGTTTTTTCAACCAGGTCCTGCCTAGCAGTATAGGCGGCGATGCAGTCCGTGTTTTAGACCTTACATCTCACGGGTATGATAAAAAAGAAGCATTTTACGGAGTCTTTGTAGACAGAGTCGTCGGTCTTGTCGGGCTTTTGGTGCTCAACCTGTTTTCGACGATCATTTTTTTCGGAACATTTGAAGACAGTTTCTCATACCTTATCATCTTTATCTCATTATCGGGAATACTAGGTTTTGCACTGCTGTTTTTTCTTAACAAGATACATTTTTTACAAAACTATACATTTTTAAACCTCTTTTACAGACTTGCAAACAGACTAAACTCTTTATACAAAGACAAGATCATCTTGTTAAAACATATCGGCATCTCTGTAGCCGTGCATCTTCTTACTGTTATGGCAATATTTGCCATAGCTTTAAGCATAGATGTCAAGCTTGATTTTCAGATCTTTCTTATTGCCATTCCTCCAGTGTTTCTACTTATGATAGTCCCGCTGTCACTTGCAGGATGGGGTATACGCGAGGGTGCCATGGTCGGGATACTCATGCTTGTGTATGAGGATAAGACAAAGATACTCGCGATATCGATCCTTTACGGATTGCTGCTGATCATCAGCGCGCTGCCGGGTTCATACTTTTGGATCAAAGGTATCTCTAAAAAAAACAAACAAATAGGATAG
- a CDS encoding glycosyltransferase family 9 protein — MNVDMMRKIDYYVGVPLTFIGTIIDKTMKLFSSNKRVKPTNVLLIELSEMGSAIIVDPAMRKLKANIDGELYFVIFSKNKVSLDLLGTVKSENVYTLDESNMVSLIVSAFKFIFWCREKKIDSTIDLELFSRVTALLSFVSGAKNRVGFHSFHNEGLYRGDFLNKKVAYNPHQHIAKSFVALVDALLSEKDEIPFTKRIIPDEEIQIAKAVIDETDQREVLETISERYEGFDKDVNPVILVNSNASDLLPQRRWDRANYCEVIKKILAYNDKAIILLTGAPAESEGAQLLADCVDDKRCINFAGGVKFLQLPTLYSVSAFMLTNDSGPAHFASITDMHTFVIFGPETPALYGSLGPTTPIFAGMACSPCVSAANHRKTPCTDNQCIQVITPDWVFNTLKFKLDELTK, encoded by the coding sequence ATGAATGTTGATATGATGAGAAAAATAGATTATTACGTCGGTGTTCCACTGACGTTTATCGGAACGATCATAGATAAGACGATGAAACTTTTCAGCTCAAACAAAAGAGTAAAACCTACAAACGTACTGCTCATCGAGCTTTCTGAGATGGGAAGTGCTATCATCGTCGATCCTGCTATGAGAAAGCTCAAAGCGAATATCGACGGTGAACTTTACTTTGTTATCTTCAGTAAAAACAAAGTAAGTCTCGATCTTTTAGGCACTGTTAAAAGTGAGAATGTCTACACTCTTGATGAGAGCAATATGGTCTCACTCATCGTCAGTGCATTTAAATTCATATTCTGGTGTAGAGAAAAGAAGATCGATTCGACTATAGACCTTGAACTTTTCTCAAGAGTCACTGCACTTTTATCATTTGTAAGCGGTGCTAAAAATCGTGTCGGATTTCACAGTTTTCACAACGAAGGGCTTTACCGCGGTGACTTTTTAAACAAAAAAGTAGCATATAACCCGCATCAGCACATAGCAAAAAGCTTTGTCGCACTGGTAGACGCTCTTTTAAGCGAAAAAGATGAGATCCCTTTTACAAAGCGCATCATCCCTGATGAAGAGATTCAAATAGCAAAAGCCGTGATCGATGAGACTGACCAAAGAGAAGTTTTAGAGACGATCTCTGAGAGATACGAAGGGTTTGATAAAGATGTAAACCCTGTCATCCTTGTCAACTCAAATGCTTCAGACCTGCTTCCTCAGCGTAGATGGGACAGAGCAAACTACTGTGAAGTGATCAAAAAGATCCTTGCATATAATGACAAAGCGATCATTCTTCTTACAGGAGCTCCGGCAGAATCTGAAGGCGCACAGCTTCTGGCTGACTGTGTGGATGACAAAAGATGTATCAACTTTGCCGGCGGAGTGAAGTTTTTACAGCTCCCTACTCTGTACTCAGTAAGTGCATTTATGCTGACAAACGACTCGGGACCGGCTCACTTTGCGTCGATAACAGATATGCATACGTTTGTCATCTTCGGACCTGAGACTCCTGCACTTTACGGCTCACTCGGACCGACGACGCCGATCTTTGCAGGTATGGCATGTAGTCCTTGTGTAAGTGCGGCAAATCATAGAAAAACGCCTTGTACGGACAACCAATGTATCCAAGTCATCACACCGGACTGGGTATTTAACACTCTCAAATTCAAACTTGATGAACTTACTAAGTAA
- a CDS encoding glycosyltransferase family 39 protein, whose amino-acid sequence MNLLSKEHYPLLIFITSVAFIRLLLSVHVGLGVDEAHYVLYGLNLDLSYFDHPPLVGWTEAFFTSLFGVNEFAARIGAVLIGFFTSLFVYRLIYEISKDTKTAFFAVLALHASFLFNALFIMLLPDTFLFLFIIPIIFTVIKIEKTNALSAWVLLGVLLGLSGLAKYTAVLFIVPIVMYVLFKKRWDMVFNLKMLPAVIIALLLISPVIYWNIQHDWISFTYQSEHVVGASHINWNGFLSSMGAQFGAYNPFLFPVAFYGLYKALRAKDDTIFLSGLFGIVLISFFTYASLYKPALPHWSALFYLLFIPIGSYYLLEMAKGYKKYIQAAVWFGLIVSALAYIELGFKIIPLPDYQSLHRDIYGWDKILKEANSFVKDEEKDAIAVTNWTLASRAIFYNSAYKSKVYLIDDRYDQFDIWQKGSPIGKDLIVIDTHFFHKDIEKYMKCDSILEDKSFDIMLNNHKVNTINLFTCKNYQGLK is encoded by the coding sequence ATGAACTTACTAAGTAAAGAGCATTATCCGCTTTTAATCTTCATCACCTCAGTAGCCTTTATCAGGCTGCTTTTATCCGTTCATGTCGGACTTGGCGTCGATGAAGCCCATTATGTGCTTTACGGACTAAATCTCGATCTCAGCTACTTTGACCATCCGCCTCTTGTTGGCTGGACAGAAGCATTTTTTACATCACTGTTCGGTGTAAACGAGTTTGCCGCAAGGATCGGTGCTGTCCTTATCGGCTTTTTTACATCTTTATTTGTATATAGACTTATTTACGAAATAAGCAAAGATACAAAGACCGCTTTTTTTGCCGTTTTGGCACTGCATGCATCGTTTTTGTTTAACGCTTTGTTTATCATGCTTCTGCCCGATACGTTTTTATTTCTGTTTATCATTCCTATCATATTTACCGTTATAAAGATCGAAAAGACGAATGCTCTTTCAGCTTGGGTACTGCTGGGTGTATTGCTCGGTCTTAGCGGACTGGCAAAATATACCGCTGTTTTGTTTATCGTTCCTATAGTCATGTATGTCCTCTTTAAAAAACGCTGGGATATGGTCTTCAATCTAAAGATGCTCCCCGCCGTCATTATCGCACTTCTTTTAATATCTCCCGTGATCTACTGGAATATCCAACATGACTGGATAAGTTTTACCTACCAAAGCGAGCATGTCGTCGGTGCAAGTCACATCAACTGGAACGGTTTTTTAAGCTCAATGGGTGCACAGTTCGGTGCATACAATCCGTTTCTTTTCCCCGTAGCCTTTTACGGTCTTTACAAAGCTTTAAGGGCTAAAGATGACACGATCTTCCTCTCGGGACTGTTTGGTATCGTACTTATCTCTTTTTTCACTTATGCATCGCTGTACAAACCTGCCCTGCCTCACTGGAGTGCACTTTTTTATCTGCTTTTTATCCCTATAGGAAGCTACTACCTGCTTGAGATGGCAAAAGGATATAAAAAGTACATTCAAGCAGCAGTATGGTTTGGACTTATCGTATCTGCCTTAGCCTATATAGAACTTGGATTTAAGATCATTCCACTGCCGGATTATCAATCGCTTCACCGCGATATTTACGGCTGGGACAAGATCCTAAAAGAGGCGAACAGCTTTGTAAAAGACGAGGAGAAAGATGCCATTGCCGTGACAAACTGGACACTGGCATCTCGTGCCATCTTTTACAACAGCGCTTATAAGAGTAAAGTCTATCTAATTGACGACAGATATGATCAGTTCGATATCTGGCAAAAAGGCTCGCCTATCGGAAAAGACCTGATAGTGATCGATACCCATTTTTTCCATAAAGATATTGAAAAATATATGAAGTGTGACAGCATACTAGAGGACAAAAGTTTTGATATCATGCTTAATAACCATAAAGTAAACACTATAAATCTGTTTACATGTAAGAACTACCAAGGACTCAAATGA
- a CDS encoding phosphatase PAP2 family protein — MIFSKKQYFLAISLTVLFIIFSYLYLDKNVARYFLAHASTYDSLGDFISTFGESNWYIGSAVLGFLFFKFVKKHELFKQRFLFLLYINLFSGLLSIILKNIFGRIRPWGLRNGGDEYGFLLFQNFDMGFIEKMKYHFTTLVDAPTTYTSFPSGHTTTIFAVFTYLCILFPKYIYLWLSVAVVFASGRLMDSDHFLSDITAGAMLGTLSTLFLYSKLKEKIK; from the coding sequence ATGATATTTTCTAAAAAACAGTACTTTTTAGCGATCTCACTTACCGTTTTATTTATTATTTTCTCTTACCTTTACCTCGATAAAAATGTAGCCAGATACTTCTTGGCACATGCATCTACCTACGACTCCCTAGGAGATTTTATCAGTACATTCGGTGAATCAAACTGGTATATCGGCAGTGCGGTCTTAGGATTTCTTTTTTTCAAATTTGTTAAAAAGCATGAACTGTTTAAACAGAGATTTCTCTTTTTACTCTATATAAACCTCTTCTCAGGTCTGCTGAGCATCATCCTAAAAAACATCTTCGGAAGAATACGTCCATGGGGGCTTAGAAACGGCGGTGACGAGTATGGCTTTTTACTGTTTCAGAACTTTGATATGGGATTTATCGAAAAGATGAAATACCACTTTACGACGCTTGTCGATGCACCGACGACATATACCTCTTTTCCATCTGGTCATACGACTACCATATTTGCCGTATTTACCTATCTTTGTATATTATTCCCTAAATACATCTATTTGTGGCTAAGCGTAGCTGTAGTCTTTGCTAGCGGAAGACTGATGGACAGTGACCACTTTTTAAGTGATATCACTGCCGGAGCGATGCTTGGTACTCTTTCTACACTCTTTTTGTATTCCAAACTAAAGGAAAAGATCAAATGA
- a CDS encoding metallophosphoesterase, with the protein MKFLKRTGIFLFVVALLYGIGRLVVVTYDSYMFVDRQPYLQMQTQNSITVKWQTPEYEIGSVDYANGLHVSEKEAQKYHEVTLTGLKPDSCYDYKVNSTSLKIDNTNRRFCTLNTKKDLERVWVVGDTGENSTNQKNVYNSMLSYVDNNLSKIDLWVLLGDNAYKSGTQKQYNKQLFNSYKELVKQKDVWAVIGNHDARRWAFYHIFDFPTKGESGGIPSGSEKYYSVDEANFHLVMLDSETEDRSANGDMANWLKKDLAKNTKPWTIVVFHHPPYSDGSHHSDNPHDSGGRMKEMRENFIPIFDKYDVDLVMSGHSHVYERSRLLVNHTGDSKTFDPALHVKEDSLTTYTKPLAKTPNSGTVYIVDGSGSKADSGDFKLPELPLGYSISGSVILEITPTTLSEKFLTDEGKIQDSFTITKK; encoded by the coding sequence ATGAAATTTTTAAAAAGAACCGGGATTTTTTTATTTGTCGTAGCACTGCTGTACGGCATCGGCAGACTCGTCGTCGTCACTTATGACAGTTACATGTTTGTAGATAGACAGCCTTACCTTCAGATGCAGACACAAAACTCCATCACCGTGAAATGGCAGACACCTGAGTATGAGATAGGAAGTGTGGATTACGCGAACGGCTTACATGTAAGCGAAAAAGAGGCTCAAAAATACCACGAAGTGACTCTTACCGGACTAAAACCTGACAGCTGTTATGACTATAAGGTCAATTCTACATCGTTAAAGATAGACAATACGAACAGAAGGTTTTGTACTTTAAACACGAAAAAAGATCTTGAAAGGGTATGGGTAGTCGGAGATACAGGCGAAAACTCTACTAATCAGAAAAATGTCTACAACTCTATGCTCTCTTATGTAGACAACAACCTCTCTAAAATAGACCTATGGGTACTTTTAGGCGATAATGCTTACAAAAGCGGTACTCAAAAACAGTACAACAAACAGCTTTTTAACTCCTACAAGGAACTTGTGAAACAAAAAGATGTATGGGCGGTCATTGGAAATCACGATGCAAGACGCTGGGCTTTTTATCATATATTTGATTTTCCTACAAAAGGCGAGTCCGGCGGAATACCTAGCGGAAGTGAAAAATACTACTCCGTCGATGAAGCGAACTTTCACCTTGTGATGCTTGACAGCGAAACAGAAGACAGAAGTGCTAACGGAGATATGGCAAATTGGCTTAAAAAAGATCTGGCGAAAAACACGAAACCTTGGACGATCGTAGTCTTTCACCATCCTCCATACTCTGACGGTTCGCATCACTCTGACAACCCTCATGACAGCGGCGGGCGTATGAAAGAGATGAGAGAGAACTTTATACCTATATTTGACAAGTACGATGTCGATCTTGTTATGAGCGGGCACTCTCATGTTTATGAAAGAAGCCGTCTTTTAGTAAACCATACAGGTGACAGCAAGACATTTGATCCTGCCCTGCATGTAAAAGAGGACAGCCTTACGACCTACACCAAACCTTTAGCTAAAACACCCAACAGCGGAACGGTATATATCGTCGACGGTTCAGGTTCAAAAGCGGATAGCGGAGATTTTAAACTTCCTGAATTGCCGTTAGGATACTCGATATCGGGTTCAGTCATCTTAGAGATCACACCGACGACACTTTCTGAGAAGTTTTTAACCGATGAGGGCAAGATACAAGACAGTTTTACAATAACAAAAAAATAG